In Methanocaldococcus jannaschii DSM 2661, one DNA window encodes the following:
- a CDS encoding YfbU family protein, translating into MLSKIERLILANQYKILKILENTSEYDEIIKILEEGYEIFYDEILGHIFDELPESEGQFVLDILSFYDIVVEPYKQKNPNDHEIINHPYSYFKGFDGNSETKYMAFVRFLIEDQKKFSFVAKYAKKTDNFNSHFPMLDKYRKMVELWESKYNKKYDLKREEILDILNA; encoded by the coding sequence TAAAATCGAACGACTTATATTGGCAAACCAATACAAAATTTTGAAAATTTTGGAAAATACTTCAGAATATGATGAGATAATTAAGATTTTAGAGGAAGGGTATGAAATATTTTATGATGAAATTTTAGGACATATTTTTGATGAACTTCCAGAATCTGAAGGACAATTTGTATTAGATATTCTCTCTTTTTACGACATTGTAGTTGAACCCTACAAACAAAAGAACCCTAATGACCATGAAATAATAAATCATCCATATTCGTATTTTAAAGGTTTTGATGGCAATAGCGAAACAAAATATATGGCGTTTGTAAGATTTCTTATAGAAGACCAGAAAAAATTTTCATTCGTAGCAAAGTATGCAAAGAAAACTGATAATTTTAATAGTCATTTCCCAATGTTGGATAAATATAGAAAAATGGTAGAGTTATGGGAATCGAAATACAATAAAAAGTATGACTTAAAAAGGGAGGAAATTCTTGACATCCTAAATGCATAA